From the genome of Solanum dulcamara chromosome 12, daSolDulc1.2, whole genome shotgun sequence:
ATCCAAGTGCCTATATAGGTTCTCAGATAcaacaaataaatttatattttcacgAGATATATAAGTATATATGTCGATAATTAATGCTATTgaactaaaattaataaaatttaattcttTATAAGCATCTGAAATTTTATTCATAAGATATCtcgtatgtatatatgacatAAACCAAATGATCGaatcaataaaatacttcttggTCATAGATGTAGTCGAAGCACCCAAGGTAAACTTACAAAATTCGGTGGTGATCCTGCACCCACGCCGAAATCCTTTCGGTCGATATAGGCTGGTTTGCAAGAGTTTTGGCTTTCCCAATTGAACATAACTTCCAAGGGATATAAATCATTTAGAATCCCCTAGTATATTTACATGTGGTCCCAGGCGCAACAAGGACTATGAAGGGTCCGAGCCTCATAGGATTTCCTAACTAATACTTTTAACCGTTCTCCAATTGCCTTTCCCTCTCTATGGTAAGAAAATTTTAGAGGTAAATGTATGTAATagttactccctccgtttcattTTGTTTTTCCTGCTTTGGCTTAACATgtagtttaagaaagtaaagactacttttgaatcttgtggttttaaattaaagatatgtcaaCTGTACCAAAAtccctttaatcttgtggtttaaacatgtcatgtggaTAGTTGGAATTAAAGAGTTGCCAAAAAAAAGTAGGAAAGAGGCATTCTTTTTTACACAGAGCTACAAAAGAAAgtaggacaaacaaattgaaatggaggggGTATTAATTATGTGATGATTCACTAAATGGCTTTTGGGTATCAAAGTAATGTCTCACAAGGGCATAGAATTTATAGTCTTTCTTCCTTAGAACTAGTAATGAGGTTTAGAACTAGTTATGAAGTTGTTTTCTGTCTTCAGGATATATATTGTTATTAATAATATCCATGACATGGGCATTGAGATGTGGATTATATAATTAATAGATTTATGATCAAACCTATAGTTATTGTTCAAGAAATTGGTGTATCGATTTTCTGTAACTTAATCTcaggaaaaaaataatcttaaggACATCCTTATACACAAAAAGCTGAAATACTTCAACCGTGATTCTTTAAGCAAGTGCATCACTCAATATAGCCTCATATTGCATATTCAAAGTAGAAGAGGGTATTTTAATGAATGCCCACCTTACTTTAACATATTATATCAGTTAAGAAACTCTTTGAGCAGGGTTCTTGTTTTTAGCTTGTAAACTCCAGACTCATTGGACTGTTATCTATTTTTGGCCCGAAATTCTGTAGATGTTAGGGAATGTAATTTTCAAAGAGTTATCCCCGTACGACCTATAGGAGTGACCTTCGTGGTGGAAGATGATGGAAGCGAGACTGTgatagtttgggcatgtgaagaggagatacGCAGATGCTCCAGTGaagaggtgcgagaggttggatATAGTGGGTAtaggagaggtagaggtaggtcgaagaagtattgggagaggtgattagataggataTGATGCAACTTCAGCTCACCAAggacatgatcttagataggAGGGCATGGAGGTCGCAGATGAgagtagaaggttagtaggtagttgaGTTTTGTCTCACTTTTCGGTGGGATTAGGCTTGGTGAGAGTCTGCCGTCTGAAAGCACCGTGATGGTCGTAGTATTAGCCTTATACATCTAGTATCTTGCTTTTGATATCTGTTACCATCTAGTTTCTATTGTATTtcaattatcacattattttgttgttattgttcttttttCTAAATCCTTTGTACTGTTTTCTTGACTGTCGTATTTCCTTTTTATAACTATTTTGATTTGTTGCACTTTAGTCAAGGGTCTTTCGAAagcctatgttgctcggactatCCAAAATTGATGCCACACTCATGTTGGATTCTTCAAATATACactatttttggaaaatccgacacacacacacaatttatagagagtccgagcaacatagccgGAAACAGCTTCTCCACCTCCATGAGGTAGGGGTTTAcaccacttgtgggattacattgagtatgttgttgttatccCCACATCACCTGTCCCCAGAGACTTGACTATACAAGGGTAGTTGTACTTCTGTTGTTGGCTTCTAAGGATTTATTTTGCACTTTAATTATACTCCAGCATTTTTTGTAGTTTTCTGCGGTTGATTTCTGCTTGCTACATTCTCCTGTGTTGAACAATATGCTTTTCAAGGGATTTCTGATCTCAGAAGTTAATGTCTTGCTTAGGTTGCAGATGAACTTGTAGCTGAGTTTTCTGATGCTACCAATAGTGTTGCATGCCCAGATCAGGTTTTTCTCCATCCTCGTGGttcataaattttgaacttcCTTGTTTTCAACAATAACATCAGTTTGAACCTTTTATTATGACAGAAACAATATGATGAGAAGAACATCAGACGACGAGTATATGATGCTCTGAACGTACTTATGGCTATGGATATCATATCTAAAGATAAAAAGGAAATACAGTGGAAGGGTTTACCACGAACTGATGCAAATGATATTGAGGAGCTAaaggtttgattttaaaattttcaatttcataTTTACCCCTCTCTCTGTCTTTCTGTTTCCTCTTATTTTATTGCATTCAATGAGCCATCAAATTTGGCACACATCAGTTGATCTATGTTTAATCTAATCTCATGTTTATTTTAACTGCAGACTGAGCGTCTTAGCTTGAGAAATAGGATTGAAAAGAAAGCAGCCTATTTAGAAGAACTAGAAGATCAAGTGTGAATTCTCTCTAAGCACCATCTTTAGTTCAATGTTGATAATAAGTTTGATAGTCTTTCACAATGCTGATATGCATGATACCATGGTCCTGTAATCCTTGTTCTTCTTTTTACTGAAGTATTTTCTTTTCCATAGTATGTAGGGCTTCAAAACCTCATAAAACGCAATGAACAGTTGTATGGCTCAGGCAATGCTCCTAGTGGTGGGGTGGCTTTACCGTTTATTTTAGTGCAGGTAAATGCTCAACAATCATCAATTGTTATTGGTATTGTTTAGCAAATTACTAAATATCTGATACAAGTCATTACATTCTTTAATATGTCATCTCATGATTCTTTTGTTGGAATTAGTTAAGCTACAAGCGAGGCAAGTAAGCTTGGGGCAATATGCTTTCCTCAACTTGTCTTAGCTGTACTTGAGCTCGAGTGAATTTTTTGACCTTGCTCAGGTCAAACAAATTTGATATTAATTAAAGCTGATTGCTTTTCACCTACATTTGAGCATAACCCTTCTTTCTAATAAAAATCAGAAGGATAACTTTTTTATAAGAATGAGAAGACAGATACAGAATAACTTTCTCTGAATGAGGAGAAGAGTGGAGGTTTTCCCTATTTGTAATTTCTTTTCACAAGATCATATTCGTACAGAAGAGAACATGTAAAATACTCtttttcaaaatcaatttcACAATACCATTTTTATCAACTTAAATGAAATATTGTCCTGCAATGAAGAGGTGTGAGGTGTGAAAGGTTGGCTATGGTGGGCGTGAGGAGAGGGAGAGGGAGAGGTAGGCTGAAGGAGTGACACACTTGCAActtaccaaggacatgaccctagataggaagaTATGGGGGTcgaggattagggtagaaggttagtatgTAGTTTAGCGTTGCCTAGTTTCcttatcaatattattattattattctcctAATATCTTAGTCTTTGATTTTATAATTACCCGTCGTTTCCTTTGTTCCAGTTATCGTATTATATGTTGTTGCTACTGTTTTTTTCCCCATTATTTTCGACATGGCATCTTCCTTACTGTGTTTCCTTTTCATTCCAATTCTGATATGCtttacttgagccgagggtctattggaaacaacctctctaccttcacaaggtaggggtaaggctgTATACACACTAACTccccacttgtgagattacactgggtatgttggtCTTGTTCAACGAAATATTGTCCCAACGCCTACTCAAGATTAGCTTAGTTACTGAAAATGTTATAACATGTGAATTTTTACCTGAAtagttttttgttttgttttgttttgtttttactAGTGTTGGATTTTATAGTATCAGTAAAACTCCAAGATAAGATGCAAGAGTAGTGCTAGTCTTAGGTGAGTAGAGCTTTTGTGCATCTAAAAGAATAGAACCTATCAAGAATTTTGATTGAAGCTTGAAACGAAGATGAATTTCTGTATATATTCTCACATATTGAGTTTATAGCCACACAATATTTCTTAAAGAAAAAACTTTTGTGGTTAAGTTAGATTCCTTATGTCCATATTCTATTAGTTTCTTTTCCTCCATATCTGCATGCCTTGTTTTCACTTGGCGCTAACCTTAGCAGGGCTTATGGGGTTCTACTATTGAATTAGTACAAAAGGAGGCATCTGTCCATGACATTTAGCTTTTCCTCTTTGCATATTTTGGTTTAAGCCTTATCTCCgttatattttttcttgagCTGAGGGACTATCAAAAACAACCTCTTTACCTctcaaggtaggggtaaggtctgcgtacgcACTACCCTCatcagaccccacttgtggcaTTATACTgtgtatgttgttattgttgttgctcaTAAGGAATCATCTGTTGGGAGTGTGGATCATTGCTTTTTCGTTAATGTCCTCTTGCGGCATTTTATAATTTGTGTGCATCTGCAAATTTCAGCAATAGAATTGAATAGAAAATAGAGATTGTAATGCTGTTGTCGTAGCATTTTGTTGTTATAATGCCCCTTATGTTTCTTGTGGTGCTTTAGACCCGTCCTCATGCTACAGTCGAAGTGGAAATATCAGAAGATATGCAGCTGGTGCATTTCGATTTCAACAGGTTAGTGGCCTTGGAACGTCTATACTCTTTTTGGTTCAATGGAAGTGTGGATTGACTCGGCTGAGTCCTATATATTGGTTATACATACTTCTGTCTCTCCCACTGTTTCTTGCAATGTCAAATCATGTTTTTAACCTATGACATTCCAAGAACATCATTGACATTCATTAACTCATTCAATTGTGGTTTGCCAATTCCCAGCACTCCGTTTGAGCTTCATGACGATAATTATATCCTGAAAGCAATGAATTTTTGCGGAAGACCAAATGACGGTGCTGTTCCACAGAATGTATCTGCTGATGGAGGTGAAGGTCCGAGTTCCAGTATGGCCAACATGTTTCAGCATCAAATCCCTCATCCATCGGTGCCAAACTCATCAGGCAGGTTGCCGACCTCACCTCCTCTCCCCGGAATACTAAAGGCTCGCGTCAAGCATGAGCATTAGTGTACTGGTTTCTTTCTAGATCAATTACTGTACTCGTTAAGGCATAGTATGTCTGTACATTATGTAAAGTATTTTTACTGGAAGCAGCCTCCTCTGTTGACTAAATACTTCTTTTGATCCTTTTGTCTCAATTGGAAGGAGGATAGTAGTTGAGCTTTTGATTTTTTGCTAAGTATCAATTGTTTCATCAAATTGGTATCTGTTTTGGCAAATGAAAAACTATTAGACTGTTTGGGCatacaacttttttttttttttttgctttttctcTCAGAATATTGTTTAGTTATACGTTATTGTTGATTTTTTCACTCCAACTAGAAGTTGaatttttcaagtttgaaaAGCTAGTTCTAACCACTTTATCAAAATAAGTTTACTTTGCAACATTTTTTCAGGTGAAGCACATCTCTCCAttttcaaaatatcttttttttccaGATATCACCAAATTCATGTCCAAACGATATGGATTGTTTGAGTGAGTTTTGGGAAGTAACTAATCGTTGTGCGACAAGTGATCATGCTATTGGGTTACACACCGGCCTATAATCATAGCATTATCTTATAGAGGGTTTTTAATGATTTGATTTATTGATAATGCTTATGATTGCACGAATATTGAATAGATTTCCAAACACATATTAGtcaattgattgattgatttatattatattatatataataagttAAGGCTTACGTGAAAACCTTTTCTTTTCCATAATTCCATCGTTACTGGATCTTGCTTCCTTGATAGTATAATAATATATTGGAAATTGAAAGCACCCTATCAGTATAAGGATGTGTCGgggattcaaaatttgaaatttaagatTTTTTATAACTCAAAATCCATGGTACATGTTGTCCGCTTTGACCCAATAAATCTCATAAATTTGTCTTTTGGTATACGAACATATATTATGTCTCATAACagtattttctttcttctctcatTTCCATATCAGAAACTTATTAGCCCAAAAAAGCCTATCAATCTTTCTATGTGATCAGTCCTCTTTCATAAGCGTCACAGCAGtcaattatttataaatatccAATGAATTTCTTATTACAATTTTAACAAAACTTCTCAACTCATAGAAGGGGGGCCATATATACGCAGTAGTATATATTCTTGTTGAGTTGTTCCACAAATGTGGGGCCTCCCAGCACTAAGGTCAATATCGTGTCTGAACaaaatccttttattttttctaaaatgtcAAAGCACGTGCGATGTAATAGTTTCTTTCTATATCAGTCGTGTTTCAATACAATAATcacgtagataattaattaagtatgtcttgttttttaattatacatattaGTCTCAATTAAAATAAGTGTGGAGTTTTTATTATAACTTATTGagactaatatatatataattaaataatgcaATATATTTTACGTGATTAACTTATTTACGTAATGAAGAACATTTTATCATGTGTTCAATTAGAATAGACCATAGTTTGAGTATCtaagtgatatatatatatattagcatGTTTAAGAGATCGTCGATGTATTCCCTGAAAGTTTAAATATAAACTTGAATACGTTACTTTATTTGAGTCCTTGTTTATTCTTAAGTAGGGGTGTACAAAAATCGAACCGACCAATAAAttgaactaaaaaaaaatgttattgggtTATTTCTATTGGGTTATTGGATTAATAGGTTCTTcgtgattttataaaaaaaataattattgggttATCAGTTCATTATCGATTTTTAGTATTGGATTATTGGATAAATTGATAACTCATTAAGACAGTAGTATTATACTACTTTACtcttcataaatattaaatattagtaataatttaacataataGTATGCTTACAGTCTTCACAGTACTTCTACTTTACACTAGGCTGCTTTAGTCTTTACACAAaacctaaaaattaaaataagaactAAGATTGTTCAAGATTGTCTTGTTTGACTGTTTGgttttaattttagttttacTTTGTAATTGTAACTTTTGCAAGTTCGCAAACGTATGTAATTTGATTAACATCAGAAATTCCATATTATGTTTTGGTTGTAACATGTAGTTATAGCCTTCGTACTACATGTGCTCTTATTGATGCAATTTCTCATTATCTTTTTTGTTTCAGTATATCAAAGCATTTACTGGCTTACCGAAAAATATTAGAGAAGTGTgaagtcatatatttattttatgagcattttcttattgggtaaaccgaAAACCGAACCATTAACGACCGAAAATCGAAAAtcgataaaaaatatcttattgatttgttATTGGTTTAGCCTATTTAAAAACCAAAAACCGATAAACCGAATCGATAATACATAATGTCAAATAGTATATTTTTTGCCAAGAATAACTTTGcatatatactaataataaaacAATATAATTACAGATAATTTACAATATTATTggcataaaaaatatatctaattGAATTTTTATCGAATATAGGTATAAAAAATAACTCCAAAGTTTTTTGATGTATCTAAATCTTGCTATTCTAGTAGAATACGATAAGCTCTTATTGAAGTTGATTGAatagaaatatccaaaaatatcaaacaGATTCTGTTACTGCGATCATTGTTGTtaattttattctatttattgacaaaaaatcAAGTGATTGAAAACTTTTCTAGTGAATTACGTGACCAAAATGACTAAAGTTATGGAATTTTTTTCCTCATAAAAAATTGACAGTTTTTCACTATTGAATTGCAAGCCGTTGTGGGAAAAAAAGAAGTCAAGTACTATATAATgttaccttcttttttttttttttttttaggtaGTTTGGTATTTGAAATTTACTAGTTCGGTTCTCAAAAattataaactttaaattatGAATCCATAAATTTATTCAAACGTGTTGATCATACTTAATTATCTGAATTTTCATTCAAAGTCTTCGAGTAATATACTTCCTTcgtcccatattagatggaCACTTTCAACTTTGCACGGtgattaagaaatcattaatacattggaagactttactattttgccctttgtttatatcaatgtaatatacatagagtatagaaataactagtattgagaattgtttacattcaaaaagccatattaattgtaggggtaaaataggaaaaaattaattaattctatcttgatttaaTAAGTGATCAAGTACCCTTAACCAGAGGTCTCGGGTTCGATTCCTGAGAATGGAAAAAATCCAGTTGGGAGCGTCACCATCAAATGGGCCTTGCAGTGCGCGATCCCAATTTAGTCGGGACTCCACGGACTCCGGACACCGGATgggaaaccaaaaaaaagaagtgatcaagtaaATATgggacaaatatttttaataagatacaacaacaacaacaacaacaacaacaacaacaacaacaacccagtgaaattccacaacatggggtctggggagggtagaatgtacgcagaccttactcctaccaaggtaggacggctgtttcctggagaccctcggctcagtaaaagcataagtgcataaaaaaatattagataagaatagaaaattaaaagctttatgagaaaaacaacaaacaaataacgaatagataacaaataaatacaaataaataaatacaaataacaaataacgattaaataaataatgaaagcgtcacaggtaaaaatgagtaatcaaagcatagaaagcaataaataataatagaaataacagaaattagaagtcaaagcgcaagagatcgtaatgcactactacgcctatgaatagagaagaataaagagactatgaactagccttctaccctaatgtgggtcctccacaccctcctatctaaggtcatgtcctccgtaagttgtaactgcgccatgtcctgtctaatcacctctccccaatacttcttcggcctacccctacctcttctgtaaccatccatggccaggctctcacacctccgcactggggcatctgtgtctctcctcttcacatgtccataccaactcagtcgcatttcccgcatcttgtcttccaccgaggccactcctaccttgtcccgaatagcctcatttctaatcctgtctctcctggtgtgcccacacatccatctcagcattctcatctcagcaacttttatcttttgaatgtgagaagtcttaactggccaacactccgccccatacagcatagccggtctaaccaccactatgtagaacttgcccttaagttttggtggcacattcttgtcacatagcactccggaagcgagtctccatttcatccaccctaccccaatacgatgtgtgacatcatcgtcaatctccccgttgccttgcatgatagacccaagatacttgcaactacttctcttttggatggcctgagcaccaagcctaacttcaacgccaacctcct
Proteins encoded in this window:
- the LOC129877218 gene encoding transcription factor-like protein DPB isoform X2, whose amino-acid sequence is MLNNFEDGGKNPSEVSRGGNGRGGGGTRSWGTTVSGQSVSTSSSIGSPSSRSEAAMATPASDNTFLRLNNLDIHADDAGSQGTAGKKKRAQRATGGDKSGRGLRQFSMKVCEKVESKGRTTYNEVADELVAEFSDATNSVACPDQKQYDEKNIRRRVYDALNVLMAMDIISKDKKEIQWKGLPRTDANDIEELKTERLSLRNRIEKKAAYLEELEDQYVGLQNLIKRNEQLYGSGNAPSGGVALPFILVQTRPHATVEVEISEDMQLVHFDFNSTPFELHDDNYILKAMNFCGRPNDGAVPQNVSADGGEGPSSSMANMFQHQIPHPSVPNSSGRLPTSPPLPGILKARVKHEH
- the LOC129877218 gene encoding transcription factor-like protein DPB isoform X1, with the translated sequence MLNNFEDGGKNPSEVSRGGNGRGGGGTRSWGTTVSGQSVSTSSSIGSPSSRSEAAMATPASDNTFLRLNNLDIHADDAGSQGTAGNRKKKRAQRATGGDKSGRGLRQFSMKVCEKVESKGRTTYNEVADELVAEFSDATNSVACPDQKQYDEKNIRRRVYDALNVLMAMDIISKDKKEIQWKGLPRTDANDIEELKTERLSLRNRIEKKAAYLEELEDQYVGLQNLIKRNEQLYGSGNAPSGGVALPFILVQTRPHATVEVEISEDMQLVHFDFNSTPFELHDDNYILKAMNFCGRPNDGAVPQNVSADGGEGPSSSMANMFQHQIPHPSVPNSSGRLPTSPPLPGILKARVKHEH